Proteins from a single region of Rhipicephalus sanguineus isolate Rsan-2018 chromosome 5, BIME_Rsan_1.4, whole genome shotgun sequence:
- the LOC119392890 gene encoding uncharacterized protein LOC119392890, protein MERVIQTRLLRYLEDNHLLPDTMFGFRPHLAAPDVMFLLHHQVVMQRTLDTKVIVGLDVAKAFDNVLHEAILRQLQTLGVGHRTYAYVRDFLTDRKIKLGVGTANSCIVSPGNRGTPQGSVLSPLFFNVALIGLPKLLADIPNLHHSLYADDLTLWITQGSDGQIEEALQTAIDRVGRYLDTVGLSCSATKSEYIIIPSPGRRAPKVLPEMNLQVQGNPIPRTDHIRILGLHLQANGSNTISLQRIDQSVVQIGRLLKRVSNKHRGMRESNLLRLVQAFICSRITYSAPYLRLTRAESERLETTLRKAYKTALSLPMSTATHKLMALGITNTVSELIEATLTAQYERLSLTHAGRAILQQIRISQTRAAPNYADLTPEYRRSLCIPPIPKRMHPEHHAERQADRARQFEKRFSGRPDVTRALVYTDASYHPSKPAMVAVALAPYRSWHTGCSIRKTETVTAAEEVAIALALADPTTKVVISDSQQAIRNYDAGRICRQALHIIISAPPSSTSRLLIWAPAHESLSGNVQVHTLARDLSCRAECRVHRAASPDTTMPRDSLLTTYTDILQYYRLGRCVYPPAHHDLTRREAVQWRKLQTGSFPHPLLFSRIFPERIAPRCKHCSYPATLTHMVWTCTHYNTDNTNTPESWESLLRTSEPEDQRRLIQRAVEAAVSQGIPADLL, encoded by the exons ATGGAACGCGTGATCCAGACTAGACTCCTTCGCTACCTCGAAGACAACCACCTCCTACCAGACACGATGTTCGGCTTTCGCCCTCATCTAGCAGCGCCGGACGTTATGTTTCTTCTTCATCACCAGGTCGTCATGCAACGCACCCTTGACACAAAAGTCATTGTTGGTCTCGATGTTGCCAAGGCTTTCGACAACGTCCTCCACGAAGCGATTCTTCGACAACTACAGACCCTTGGCGTCGGACATCGTACGTATGCATACGTGCGAGACTTTCTCACCGACCGAAAAATAAAACTGGGCGTCGGCACGGCAAATTCCTGCATCGTCTCTCCTGGCAACCGCGGCACACCACAAGGCTCCGTTCTGTCACCGCTGTTTTTTAACGTCGCACTGATAGGACTACCTAAGCTTCTCGCTGACATCCCCAACTTACACCACAGCCTGTATGCTGACGATCTGACTCTTTGGATCACGCAGGGCAGCGACGGCCAGATCGAAGAGGCTCTCCAGACCGCCATCGATCGTGTCGGTAGGTACCTCGATACAGTTGGCCTTAGCTGTTCGGCGACTAAGTCAGAGTACATCATCATCCCGTCCCCAGGACGACGTGCACCAAAGGTACTTCCTGAGATGAACCTCCAGGTCCAAGGTAACCCCATCCCTCGAACGGATCACATCAGGATTCTAGGCCTGCACTTACAGGCAAACGGCAGCAATACTATTTCGCTCCAACGCATCGACCAGTCGGTTGTACAGATCGGACGCCTTCTCAAGCGAGTCTCCAACAAACACCGAGGTATGCGAGAGTCCAACCTCCTGCGCCTCGTCCAAGCCTTCATCTGCTCCCGCATCACCTACTCTGCACCTTACCTACGTCTCACCCGCGCCGAAAGCGAACGGCTAGAGACGACACTTCGTAAAGCATACAAAACGGCCCTGAGTCTTCCCATGTCCACAGCCACTCACAAGCTTATGGCTCTCGGCATCACCAACACAGTGAGCGAGCTGATTGAAGCTACCCTCACCGCCCAATATGAGCGGCTGTCACTCACACACGCCGGCCGAGCGATACTGCAGCAAATTCGGATCTCACAAACGAGGGCGGCCCCCAACTATGCAGACCTCACACCAGAATATCGTCGAAGTCTCTGCATCCCTCCCATTCCCAAGCGGATGCATCCGGAACACCACGCCGAGAGACAGGCCGACCGGGCACGTCAGTTCGAGAAGCGCTTCAGCGGACGCCCGGACGTcac gcgtgctctggtgtatacggaCGCCTCTTACCACCCCTCGAAGCCAGCGATGGTGGCGGTGGCCCTCGCCCCCTACCGTAGCTGGCACACAGGATGCAGCATTCGCAAAACAGAAACGGTCACCGCAGCAGAAGAGGTTGCCATCGCGCTTGCGCTAGCTGACCCTACTACCAAAGTTGTCATCAGTGACTCTCAACAAGCCATCCGCAACTACGATGCCGGCCGCATCTGCCGCCAGGCATTACACATTATAATTTCTGCTCCCCCCTCTTCTACATCCCGTTTACTCATTTGGGCTCCAGCCCACGAGTCGTTGAGCGGAAACGTCCAGGTGCACACACTCGCCCGAGATCTTAGCTGCCGAGCCGAGTGTAGGGTTCACCGCGCCGCTTCCCCTGATACAACTATGCCGCGcgactcactactcaccacttatACGGACATCCTCCAGTATTACCGACTCGGAAGATGCGTATACCCCCCTGCACACCACGATCTAACAAGACGTGAGGCCGTCCAATGGCGCAAACTACAGACAGGCAGCTTCCCACACCCCCTCTTATTCAGCAGAATCTTTCCGGAACGGATAGCGCCAAGGTGCAAACATTGCTCATATCCGGCGACACTCACACATATGGTGTGGACGTGCACGCACTACAACACAGACAACACAAACACTCCAGAGTCGTGGGAGTCCCTCTTGCGTACCTCCGAGCCAGAAGACCAACGCCGGCTCATCCAGCGCGCGGTGGAGGCTGCGgtatcccaagggatccccgccgacctcctctga